The following are encoded in a window of Megachile rotundata isolate GNS110a chromosome 2, iyMegRotu1, whole genome shotgun sequence genomic DNA:
- the TRAM gene encoding translocating chain-associated membrane protein 1: MVAVKGRKSSSKNPPIFSHEFVIQNHGDIVSCVAMIFVTGLMVQATSPWAYTFIAVHHNITSDTEDPSAPLKYTTGWKDACAVFFYFLITIVMHAVFQEYIFDKVSKRLHLSKVKLAKFNESSQLVLFYLLSAIWGIDIIIREDLLLNITSLWQQYPVPMSFSSKLFFIGQLSYWLHCYPELYFQKIKKEDIPPRVVQATIGILFTLAAYVLNFQQVGILLLVLHYVGDAMLHGARLVHFVGKKEKMTKMAFFIANSSYVFVHVATLAIASLVFLYGLSQVESSFDVATGNFNIPAVRFSSLGIIVMFQTYLAYVFIKRQIKRARENVVPVQTTVKSKLKSKKKEGKKSAVSEDDDLPEVDQATKKHLRSRSSAKAK, encoded by the exons ATGGTTGCAGTAAAAGGTCGAAAAAGTTCAAGTAAAAATCCTCCTATATTCAGTCATGAGTttgttattcaaaatcatggagATATCGTTTCTTGCGTGGCGATGATCTTCGTAACGGGTTTGATGGTGCAG gcAACATCACCATGGGCATATACATTTATTGCTGTTCATCATAATATAACATCTGATACAGAAGATCCAAGTGCACCACTAAAGTATACTACTGGTTGGAAAGATGCTTGTgccgtatttttttattttttgataacTATTGTGATGCATGCTGTATTTCAGGAATATATTTTTGAT AAAGTTTCAAAACGTTTACATCTGAGTAAAGTAAAACTTGCTAAATTTAATGAATCTAGCCAACTTGTCCTGTTTTATCTTTTGTCCGCTATATGGGGCATTGATATAATTATCAG GGAAGATCtgttattaaatataacatCATTATGGCAACAATATCCTGTGCCAATGTCTTTCTCCTCGAAACTATTCTTTATAGGACAACTCTCGTACTGGTTACATTGTTATCCTGAATTATACTTCCAAAAGATAAAGAAAGAAGATATTCCCCCTCGTGTTGTACAAGCAACTATTGGAATATTATTCACTCTTGCAGCCTATGttttaaa CTTTCAGCAAGTTGGAATCCTATTATTGGTCCTTCATTATGTAGGAGATGCTATGCTTCATGGAGCTAGACTAGTTCATTTTGTtggtaaaaaagaaaagatgACAAAAA TGGCTTTCTTCATTGCCAATTCATCGTATGTTTTTGTACACGTTGCAACACTGGCTATTGCAAGTTTAGTGTTCTTATATGGCTTAAGTCAAGTCGAAAGCTCATTCGATGTGGCTACTGGGAACTTTAATATTCCGGCCGTGCGATTTTCATCCTTAGGTATTATTGTCATGTTCCAAACTTACCTAGCTTATGTATTTATTAAGAGGCAGATTAAACGTGCACGTGAAAACGTGGTCCCAGTACAAACAACAGTGAAGTCAAAGCTGAAGTCAAAGAAGAAAGAAG gaAAAAAATCGGCTGTATCCGAAGACGATGATTTGCCAGAGGTCGATCAAGCGACCAAAAAACACCTTAGATCTCGTTCATCCGCGAAagcaaaataa